The nucleotide window GAGGATCGTCTTGGCCTCCGCGATGGTGAGGTACTGCTCGTCGACGATCTCGTCGAAGATCGTCATTCGTTCTGTTGCTGGAGGTGGGCCGGTTTCGCGACGATCGTCTTCGGCGTGTCACCGTCGACGATCTCGACTTTGTACGCCGAGCCCTGCGAGCCGACGACTGTGCCGGTGTGACCGTTGAATCGCGGGTGGAACCGGCCCTCACTCACGCTCGGGTCGAGTGCGAGGTGGACCGAATCGCCGTCGTCGAACTGCTCGACGACCTGCTGGGGCGGCGTCGTGCCGCGGTTACGCGAATCGTTCTGGAGTTTGTTGCGCGTCCCCTGGAGCGGACCGTTGGAGTTGGGCATAGATACGGACTGTTACCCCTCTGGCCGTAATAAAACGTGCGTTCCCGTCCCGACGACTGCCCCCACCGTTCGGAAGACGAGACAGAGATCAGACAAGTAGGCCGCCATCCCATTTTCTATGATGGTCTTCCAATAAAAAATAGCGACAGGTATGCGAAAAATCTATGTCGGAATCGATCGTACAGTTAGGGAGAGCGATGGATCCGGATTTTGATCGACCAGGGGTGGCGGGGGCATTGGCAGTCGTAATGACATTAGCCGCGATAACAGGGGGTATCGCGGTGTCGAGCGTCACTGGAGCGGACGCAGCCGTTCAGCCCGATCTGGCGGTCGACACGACCGTCTCGGGCCAGGAAGTGACGATTTCGGTCGACTACACCAACGCCTCCGCGATCAACATCAAGGAGGTGCCAAACACCTGGACCGTCGTCGATAGTTCGGACGGTCTGGCCGAGAAATCACCAGAGGGAGAGAGTTATCGCAACGTCGGCTGGGTCTGGATGGACAGCCAGACCGGCACGGAGACCGTGACCCTCGAAGTCCCCGAGGGTGAGAGCGGGCCCTTCTCGCTCCCGGTCGAGGCCGAGAATATCGACGGCGGAACGGTCTCGGAGACGGCCGAGTTCTCACTCGACGAGAGCACCGACACCGAGACGACCGACAGTGCGGGCGACACCGCCCCGGGCCTGACGGTCCAGGGCGATGCCGTCGCCCCCGGTGAGACCGCGACGGTCTCGGTGACCGCCGAGAACGTCGGTCTCCTCTCGCTCGACGGCATCCCGACCGACTGGACGATCGAGAGCTACGACACGGCCGGCGGGTCACCGATCGAGGAGACCACCGACGGCACCGACGAGATCGCCTGGGCCTGGGATCAGAACCAGGACAGCGTCACCGTCGTGGTCGCACTGGCCGTCCCCGCGGACGCCGCGATCGGTGAGACGGCACTCACCGCCGAGGCCGCCAACGACGCCGAGGGGACAACCACCGCACCGATCGGCATCGACGTGATCGAAGAGGAGGAAACGGTACACACCCACCAATCCGGTGAAACGACCGACACACCCGATGTCACCGACGAGCCGACGGATTCCACTGGTGACGATCCGACCGAGACGGTGACGCCGACCGACGAACCGGCCGTCAGTCTCGAAGGAGCAGTCGTCGCGCCCGGCGAGACCGCGACCGTCACGGTGACTGCCGAGAACGTCGGCTTGCTCTCGCTCGACGGCATCCCGACCGACTGGACGATCGAGAGCTACGACGCGGCCGGTGGGTCGCCGGTCGTCGAGACCACCGACGGCACCGACAAGATCGCGTGGACGTGGGATCAGAACCAGGACAGCGTCGCCATCGACGTGGCCCTGTCCGTCCCTGCGGACGCCGCGATCGGTGAGACGGCACTCACCGCCGAAGCCGCCAACGACAACGAGCTGATCGCCAGCCACACCGCGTCTGTGCTGGTGAGCGAGGGCGTCCCGACCGACGAGACGCCGACCGACGAACCGACGACCGAGGAGACACCTGGCGACGAACCGACGACCGAAGTCGGTGACGAACCGACCGAGCAGACCCCGAGTGACAACCCGACGACCGTCTCACCCGGGAGCCCCGCCCTCAGCGTCGGGAGCGGAGTCGTCGCCCCCGGTGAGAGCGTCACTGTCTCGCTCGTCGCGGAGAACGTCGGCCTCCTCTCGCTCGACGGCATCCCGACCGACTGGACGATCGAGAGCTACGACGCGGCCGGGGGATCACCGATCGTCGAGCCCACCGACGGCACCGACAAGATCGCCTGGACCTGGGATCAGAATCAGGATCGGGTCGAGATCGGCGTGACCCTGTCCGTGCCCGCGGACGCCGCGCTCGGTGAGACGGCACTCACCGTCGAGGCCGCCAACGACAACGACATCTCGGTCACCGACACCGCCACCGTCTCGGTGACCGACGAGACGTCGACCGACGAACCGACGCCCGTCCCCGGGAGTCCGTCCGTCAACGTCGAGGGAGGCGCAGTCATGCCCGGTGAGACCACGACGGTCTCGCTGACTGCCGAGAACGTCGGCCTCCTCTCGCTCGACGGCATCCCGACCGACTGGACGATCGAATCCATCGACGACGCCGGCGGGTCACCGATCGACGAGACCACCGACGGCACCGACAAGATCGCCTGGACCTGGGACCAGAACCAGGACAGCGTCGCCATCGACGTGACCCTGTCCGTGCCCGCGGACGCCGCGCTCGGTGAGACGGCACTCACCGCCGAAGCCGCCAACGGGGCTGATCTCTCGGCCACCGACACCGCCACCGTCTCCGTGACCGACGAGGAGGTCCCGACCCAGGAGACGCCCGAAGAGGCCGTCCTGAGCATCGAACCCGTCGAGACCGAGGACGGGTACGCGGCCTCGCTCGTGCTCTCCGAGGCTCCGAACGGCATCTCTGGCTACGAGGTGACGCTGGCCAGCGACAACACGGACGTCCTGCAAGTCGCCGGCAGTGACCGAGTGAGTCCGGTCACCTGGGGCGACGCGTTCGACACGATCAACACGGTGAATCGGGCCGACGACGGCTCCGCGATCACGCTGAAAGCCACCAATTCGGAGGACATGCACGAACCGGTGACGGACATCGAACTCGCGACGATCGACCTCGACGCGATGGGTGAGGGGTACGCTGAGCTCGACGTCGGCGTCCACGATATCCAGGACGGTGGAGGATACACCATCCCGGTGACCACCGAGTCCGAAGTCCTCGCCGTCGGTGGCGCGCCCGAGACGACCGACCCGGGCACCGACGAGCCGAGCGAGACGACGGTCACGCCCGTCGATAATCCGGGCTCCAGTGAGGACCCGGCCGTCAGCGTCACTGGCGGCACGGTCCGCCCCGGTGAGACCGTCACGGTCGACATCACCGCCGACAACGTCGACGCGCTCTGGTTGGGAGGCATCCCGAACAGCTGGACGGTCGAGTCCGTCGACGACCAGGGCACGACGCCGATCGTCCAATCCTACGACCACGGTCAACAGATCGCCTGGAACTGGGGCAGCACGGTGACCGACGTCTCGGTCTCCGCGACGGTCGCCATTCCGGAGAACGCGACGATTGGCGACACGACACTCAACGCGACAGGGAATCTGGCGGGCCTCCCCCAAACGAGTGACACGGCGACCGTCTCGGTCGTCGACGAGGTCCCGACCGACGAGCCGACCACCGACGAGACGCCCGAGCCGGCCGTCCTGAGCATCGAACCCGTCGAGACCGAGGACGGCTACGCGGCCTCGCTCGTGCTCTCCGAGGCCCCGAACGGCGTCTCTGGCTACGAGGTGACGCTGGCCAGTGACAACGCGAGTGTCCTGCAGGTCGCCGGCGGCGATCGAGTGAGCCCGGTCACCTGGAGCGACGCGTTCGACACGATCAACACGTACTCGCGGGCCGACGACGGCTCCGCGATCACGATAGAAGCCACGGATCCGAACGAGATGGTTCAGGACGGGGCCGAGGACATCGAACTCGCGACGATCGAGATGGACGCGATGAGTGAGGGGTACGCCGGACTCTCCGTCGGCGTCCACGAACTCCAGGACGACACTGGCGCCGACATCCCGGTGACCACCGCGTCCGAAGTCGTCGCCGTCGGTGGCGCGCCCGAGACGACCGACCCGGGCACCGACGAGCCGAGCGAGACGACGATCACGCCCGTCGACGAGCCCGGCTCCGGTGACGATCCGACCGTCGACGCCACCGATGGCACGGTCCGCCCCGGAGAGACCGTCACGGTCGACATCACCGCCGACAACGTCGACTCGCTCTGGTTGGGAGACATCCCGAACAACTGGACGATCGAGTCCGTCGACGATCAGGGCACGACGCCGATCATCCAAACGTTCGACAGCGGCCAGGAGATCGCCTGGAACTGGGGCGGCACGGTGTCCGACGTCTCGATCTCCGTGACGTTCGCCATTCCGGAGAACGCGTCGATCGGTGATACCACGCTCACCCTCGGAGCGAACGGTCTGGACTCCGTCGACACGTCGACCATCTCGGTCGTCGAGGAGCTCCCGACTGACGAACCGACTACCGAGCCCGGCACGGACGAACCCGGCACGGACGAGCCTGGCACGGACGAGCCTGGTACGGACGAGCCCGGTACGGACGAGCCTGGTACGGACGAACCTGGCACCGACGAGCCTGGTACGGACGAGCCTGGTACGGACGAGCCTGGCACGGACGAACCCGGTACGGACGAACCTGGCACCGACGAGCCTGGTACGGACGAGCCTGGTACGGACGAGCCTGGTACGGACGAGCCTGGTACGGACGAGCCTGGTACGGACGAGCCTGGTACGGACGAGCCTGGTACGGACGAACCCGGTACGGACGAGCCTGGTACGGACGAACCCGGTACGGACGAACCCGGTACGGACGAACCCGGTACGGACGAGCCTGGCACCGACGAGCCGAGTGACGCACTCTCGGTCTCTGTCGCGAACGCGAGCGTCGCACCCGGTGAGAACGCGACCCTGACTCTGACGGCCGAGAACGCCGGCATGCTCTCGCTCGACGACATCCCGGCCAACTGGACGATCGAATCCGTCGAGGCTGGCGGAGCCACGTCGATCGACGAGACAGTCAACGACAGCCAGGAACTCGCCTGGACCTGGGATCAGAACCAGGACAGCCTCAGCCTGAACGTCACGCTCGGCGTGCCGGCGAACGCCTCGACCGGAGCGGTCACGCTCACGGCCACCGCGTGGTCGAGTGACGACAGCAGCGTGACCGACACCGCCACCGTGTCGGTGACCGAGTCGGCCTCGGAGACGCCGACCGAAACGGATACCCAGGACGACGAGGGTGACAGCGGCGGGAATGGCGGCGGCGTCGGCGGCGGTGGAAAGAAAGAGATCCCGACGGACGACGACTCGGGGTCCGACGACGGTGACACCGAACCGATCGACCCGATCGACCCGGACACCGAGTCTGACGACGACTCCGGTGGTGCGGCGGAACCCTCGACCGACGACGCGGCCTCGACCGCGACGACGACCGGTGAGGCAGTCGACCCGCAGACGGAGTCCCAGACCGACGCCGGTGGGCCTGGCTTCGGGCCGCTGGTCGCGCTGATCGCACTCGTCGCCGCCACGCTCGTCGCCGTGCGTCGAGACTAACCCCAATCGCTTTTTGTCGCGCCGTCGCCTCGTTCGTGTATGGAGAGAACAGCGACCCACGGCGAGGGGGTGGCCCGCGTCGCGACGCTCGCGGTCGTCGTGATCCTCGTGGCCAGTCTGGCCGGGCCGGCGCTGGCCGACCCGACCCAGGAGTCGTTTCCGAGAGCCTCGGGGAGCGATCACGTCGTCGCGCCGGGCGAGACGGTCACCATAGAACTGGCGGTCCAGGACGTCAATAGCATCAAATTCGAGCCAGTGCCGACCGACTGGGAGATCGTCTCCAGCACCAGTGACGGGACCGACGGGCAAGTCGAGCAGTTGGACTCCGGCGACCGGGTCGTCGGATGGGTGTTCCCCGAGGCCGTGGCGAATCGAACCGCGACGGTCACACTGCGCGTCCCCGAGGACGCCGCCACCGACCAGTATCGGTTCAACGTGAGCGCCGAACACGTCGAGAACGGCATGGCGCACGCCTCGACGATCGTCAACGTGAACCCGGACGCCGATTCACTCGTCATCCCCGAACCGAACGCCCACGGCCCATACACTGTCGTCGAGGGCGAGTCCGCCCCACTCGACCCGGTCTGGAGTGAAGACCCCGACGGCACGGTCGCGGGCGTCACATGGCTCCAGTTGGGTGGCAACGGCGAAATCGACAACCAACACTTCTTCCCGCCGAACGTCATCGCCACGAACGAAACGGCGACCGTCGAGTTGCAGATCCTCGACAACGACGGCCTGCTGGCGACCCAATCCGCACAGATCCTCGTTCTCCAGTCGGAGTTCGCCCCCGAGACCCCGACGCCCGAGGAGTCGACGCCACGCGACCCGCCCCGGACGCCACTCGACGACGAGAGCGGGGCCTCACCAGTGATCGGCGGGATCGGAACGCTGGTGTTGGTCTTCTTGCTGGTCGTGCTCGTCTACCACCGCCGCGAGTGACTAGCGCTCTCGATCGAGAGTGGTCTGTGTCTCGTTCGGGCCACAGGTGACCGGCGGGCGGTGACGGTCGTCTGCGATGAACGCCCACTCGTCGCGGCCCAGATCACCGGAGCCATCGGAGAATTCGAGTGACGTGTAGAGGCCGTTGTAGTTCATCACGCTCGGGTACTCGTCGAGGGAGTATCTCTCAGAATCGACGCCGGGCAAACTCTCGTCGAACCCGAAGGCGTGGCCGAGTTCGTGAACGAGCAGCGACGCCGTGAGGAACGGGTCGGGGTAGGATTCGAACATGACGACGCCGGGTTGGCCCGCCCCGACGTACTCCGGGTCGCCGTCGTACGCCACCTTGTCAGCGACCAGGACGTAGTAATGCCCCGCAGTCCGGTAATCGCGGTGCGCAGTGGTCACGTCACCGATGTCGTCGGCCGAGCCAGGCCGGTCGATCGTGTCGACGGGCGACCCGAGGGTCAGATCGCCGTCGTCACGCCGGACGTGGAGGTCGATCCCGCTCTGGCCGTCCGGGTTCGAGACGGGCGCCTCGGCAAAGGCCGCCTCGGCCCGTTCGATCGCCCCGTCGCTCAGCGACTCGCCCGACTCCGAGTCGACTTCGAGATAGAGGTCCTGGTGGAGCGGGTCCGCTCCCGGCAGCGCGTCGGTGCAGGTCGCCTCCGCACCGTCCGGCAGGCCGTCCCCGTCGGTGTCGGCGTCGTGGGGATCGGTGCCCAGGCGCTGTTCGACGATGGTCGCCAGTCCGTCATCGTCCGGATCAGCGAACAGCTCCGACCCGCCGGCTTGTGCGGCGGAGCGTTCGTCTGCCGGGGACGGCATCATCGACCACGTCTCCGGTGCTGGCCCGCCACCCTGGGTGGGCGCCCCGGCCGAGTCCGCCGGGGGCGCCGAAGCGTCCGACGGGGCCGCCGGAACGGCGACGCTCGCCCCGAAGCCGGCGATCGCTGGAGCCATCAACACGACGAGCGCGACCGTCACGACCAGTCGCGACCCGTCGCGTCGAAGCCCACGGCCCTGCGAGCGCGGTGCTCGATCGACGGCAACGCCAGCATTCAGATATCGATATACAGAATGAAAGGGAGACTGGAGAGCTGAGCGGGGCGCGCCACGATCAGACGATTTGGAGTTCATGCCCTGTTTTCTCCCAGAATTGCCCGTAGTAATGACT belongs to Halococcoides cellulosivorans and includes:
- a CDS encoding 50S ribosomal protein L21e, whose product is MPNSNGPLQGTRNKLQNDSRNRGTTPPQQVVEQFDDGDSVHLALDPSVSEGRFHPRFNGHTGTVVGSQGSAYKVEIVDGDTPKTIVAKPAHLQQQNE
- a CDS encoding PGF-CTERM sorting domain-containing protein translates to MSSVTGADAAVQPDLAVDTTVSGQEVTISVDYTNASAINIKEVPNTWTVVDSSDGLAEKSPEGESYRNVGWVWMDSQTGTETVTLEVPEGESGPFSLPVEAENIDGGTVSETAEFSLDESTDTETTDSAGDTAPGLTVQGDAVAPGETATVSVTAENVGLLSLDGIPTDWTIESYDTAGGSPIEETTDGTDEIAWAWDQNQDSVTVVVALAVPADAAIGETALTAEAANDAEGTTTAPIGIDVIEEEETVHTHQSGETTDTPDVTDEPTDSTGDDPTETVTPTDEPAVSLEGAVVAPGETATVTVTAENVGLLSLDGIPTDWTIESYDAAGGSPVVETTDGTDKIAWTWDQNQDSVAIDVALSVPADAAIGETALTAEAANDNELIASHTASVLVSEGVPTDETPTDEPTTEETPGDEPTTEVGDEPTEQTPSDNPTTVSPGSPALSVGSGVVAPGESVTVSLVAENVGLLSLDGIPTDWTIESYDAAGGSPIVEPTDGTDKIAWTWDQNQDRVEIGVTLSVPADAALGETALTVEAANDNDISVTDTATVSVTDETSTDEPTPVPGSPSVNVEGGAVMPGETTTVSLTAENVGLLSLDGIPTDWTIESIDDAGGSPIDETTDGTDKIAWTWDQNQDSVAIDVTLSVPADAALGETALTAEAANGADLSATDTATVSVTDEEVPTQETPEEAVLSIEPVETEDGYAASLVLSEAPNGISGYEVTLASDNTDVLQVAGSDRVSPVTWGDAFDTINTVNRADDGSAITLKATNSEDMHEPVTDIELATIDLDAMGEGYAELDVGVHDIQDGGGYTIPVTTESEVLAVGGAPETTDPGTDEPSETTVTPVDNPGSSEDPAVSVTGGTVRPGETVTVDITADNVDALWLGGIPNSWTVESVDDQGTTPIVQSYDHGQQIAWNWGSTVTDVSVSATVAIPENATIGDTTLNATGNLAGLPQTSDTATVSVVDEVPTDEPTTDETPEPAVLSIEPVETEDGYAASLVLSEAPNGVSGYEVTLASDNASVLQVAGGDRVSPVTWSDAFDTINTYSRADDGSAITIEATDPNEMVQDGAEDIELATIEMDAMSEGYAGLSVGVHELQDDTGADIPVTTASEVVAVGGAPETTDPGTDEPSETTITPVDEPGSGDDPTVDATDGTVRPGETVTVDITADNVDSLWLGDIPNNWTIESVDDQGTTPIIQTFDSGQEIAWNWGGTVSDVSISVTFAIPENASIGDTTLTLGANGLDSVDTSTISVVEELPTDEPTTEPGTDEPGTDEPGTDEPGTDEPGTDEPGTDEPGTDEPGTDEPGTDEPGTDEPGTDEPGTDEPGTDEPGTDEPGTDEPGTDEPGTDEPGTDEPGTDEPGTDEPGTDEPGTDEPGTDEPGTDEPGTDEPSDALSVSVANASVAPGENATLTLTAENAGMLSLDDIPANWTIESVEAGGATSIDETVNDSQELAWTWDQNQDSLSLNVTLGVPANASTGAVTLTATAWSSDDSSVTDTATVSVTESASETPTETDTQDDEGDSGGNGGGVGGGGKKEIPTDDDSGSDDGDTEPIDPIDPDTESDDDSGGAAEPSTDDAASTATTTGEAVDPQTESQTDAGGPGFGPLVALIALVAATLVAVRRD
- a CDS encoding zinc metalloprotease, producing the protein MTVALVVLMAPAIAGFGASVAVPAAPSDASAPPADSAGAPTQGGGPAPETWSMMPSPADERSAAQAGGSELFADPDDDGLATIVEQRLGTDPHDADTDGDGLPDGAEATCTDALPGADPLHQDLYLEVDSESGESLSDGAIERAEAAFAEAPVSNPDGQSGIDLHVRRDDGDLTLGSPVDTIDRPGSADDIGDVTTAHRDYRTAGHYYVLVADKVAYDGDPEYVGAGQPGVVMFESYPDPFLTASLLVHELGHAFGFDESLPGVDSERYSLDEYPSVMNYNGLYTSLEFSDGSGDLGRDEWAFIADDRHRPPVTCGPNETQTTLDRER